One window of Siniperca chuatsi isolate FFG_IHB_CAS linkage group LG19, ASM2008510v1, whole genome shotgun sequence genomic DNA carries:
- the LOC122866510 gene encoding cytochrome b5 isoform X1 codes for MGENEEKSPDGVRYYRLSEIEEQNTFKSTWIIINNKVYDVTKFLEEHPGGEEVLREQAGGDASESFEDVGHSSDAREMAGTMVIGELHPDDRDKIATQEETHVTTLKDEPSWWSNWLIPVLVASIVTLLYRIYTAESE; via the exons ATGGGTGAAAACGAGGAAAAGAGCCCCGATGGAGTCAGGTATTACAGACTGTCAGAGATCGAGGAGCAGAACACGTTCAAATCCACGTGGATCATCATTAACAACAAAGTCTACGATGTCACCAAGTTTCTGGAGGAG CACccgggaggagaggaggtgctgAGGGAGCAGGCGGGAGGAGACGCCTCCGAGAGCTTCGAGGACGTCGGACACTCCAGCGACGCCAGAGAGATGGCCGGCACCATGGTGATAGGAGAGCTGCACCCG GACGACAGAGACAAGATCGCCACGCAAGAG gaaacacatgTGACCACTCTGAAGGACGAGCCCAg TTGGTGGTCTAACTGGTTGATTCCCGTTCTGGTAGCTTCCATCGTTACGCTGTTGTACCGCATCTACACCGCAGAGAGTGAGTGA
- the LOC122866510 gene encoding cytochrome b5 isoform X2 has translation MGENEEKSPDGVRYYRLSEIEEQNTFKSTWIIINNKVYDVTKFLEEHPGGEEVLREQAGGDASESFEDVGHSSDAREMAGTMVIGELHPVSPRRRCCHGD, from the exons ATGGGTGAAAACGAGGAAAAGAGCCCCGATGGAGTCAGGTATTACAGACTGTCAGAGATCGAGGAGCAGAACACGTTCAAATCCACGTGGATCATCATTAACAACAAAGTCTACGATGTCACCAAGTTTCTGGAGGAG CACccgggaggagaggaggtgctgAGGGAGCAGGCGGGAGGAGACGCCTCCGAGAGCTTCGAGGACGTCGGACACTCCAGCGACGCCAGAGAGATGGCCGGCACCATGGTGATAGGAGAGCTGCACCCGGTCAGTCCCCGCCGCCGTTGTTGTCACGGAGACTAA